Proteins encoded in a region of the Teredinibacter purpureus genome:
- the rpsG gene encoding 30S ribosomal protein S7 codes for MPRRRVVAKREILPDPKFGNVTLAKFMNHVMVSGKKSVAERIVYGALELVREKASKDPLEIFGEALENIAPLVEVKSRRVGGATYQVPVEVRPSRREALAMRWLVEYSRNRGEKSMPQRLAGELIDAAASKGGAVKKREDVHRMAEANKAFSHFRF; via the coding sequence ATGCCTAGAAGAAGAGTTGTCGCCAAGCGCGAAATATTACCAGATCCTAAATTTGGTAACGTGACTTTGGCCAAGTTTATGAACCATGTAATGGTTAGTGGTAAGAAATCAGTTGCTGAACGCATTGTCTATGGTGCATTGGAGCTGGTTCGAGAAAAAGCCAGTAAAGATCCTTTGGAAATTTTTGGTGAAGCATTAGAAAATATTGCCCCTTTGGTGGAAGTTAAATCTCGCCGTGTGGGTGGTGCAACTTATCAGGTGCCAGTTGAAGTGCGTCCTTCGCGACGTGAAGCATTGGCAATGCGTTGGTTGGTAGAGTACTCCCGTAATCGCGGTGAGAAATCTATGCCTCAGCGTTTGGCTGGTGAATTGATAGATGCTGCTGCGAGTAAAGGTGGTGCGGTTAAAAAACGTGAAGACGTTCACCGTATGGCTGAAGCGAACAAGGCGTTCTCGCACTTCCGCTTCTAA
- the rpsL gene encoding 30S ribosomal protein S12 yields MATINQLVRKPRKRKVQASDVRALEACPQRRGVCTRVYTTTPKKPNSALRKVCRVRLTNGFEVSSYIGGEGHNLQEHSVVLIRGGRVKDLPGVRYHTVRGSLDTSGVADRKQARSKYGTKRPK; encoded by the coding sequence ATGGCAACGATCAACCAGTTGGTTCGTAAGCCGAGAAAACGCAAAGTTCAGGCTAGTGACGTTCGTGCTTTAGAAGCATGTCCTCAGCGCCGAGGTGTTTGTACTCGTGTTTACACAACAACACCTAAAAAGCCAAACTCAGCACTGCGTAAAGTATGTCGTGTGCGTTTGACTAACGGTTTTGAGGTGTCTTCCTACATCGGTGGTGAAGGTCACAATCTACAAGAGCACAGCGTTGTATTGATTCGAGGCGGTCGAGTAAAAGATTTGCCTGGTGTTCGATATCACACTGTTCGTGGTTCTTTAGATACGTCTGGCGTAGCAGATCGTAAACAAGCACGATCTAAGTACGGTACCAAACGTCCTAAGTAA